The DNA region CGATGATCTTCTGGAGCTTCAGGAAGCCGTCGATCAGCGCCTCGGGACGCGGGGGGCAACCGGGGACGTAGACGTCCACCGGGATCAGGAGGTCCACCCCCTTCACCACGCAGTACGAATCCTTGTAGAAGGGACCGCCGGTGTTCGCGCAGGACCCCATCGAGAGGACGAACTTGGGCTCCGGCATCTGTTCGTAGAGCCTCTTGACCCGATCGGCCATCTTGTGGGTGATGGTGCCCGCGACAATCAGCAGGTCCGACTGCCTCGGCGACGCCCGGAAAACCGCGCCGAACCGGTCGAGGTCGTACCGGGAGGCGCCGGTCTGCATCAGCTCGATGCCGCAGCAGGCCGTGGCAAACAGCAGGTACCACAGCGAGGACTTGCGCGCCCAGTTGACGAACTGGTCGGCATTGCCAACCAACACATGGGCCTCGGGGCCGAAGGAGGCCGGAGCATGGATCGGCCGAGCGGCGCCGTGCGCCGGGTCGTTGCTCATCGGTCTCCCTTCCGCGCGGGGGGCTCCTGCATCGTTCGCACCCAGTCCAGGTCGCCCTCCTTCCAGAGGTAGGCCAAGCCGACGAGGAGGATCACGATGAAGATGAACGCCTCGACGAACGCCACGAGACCCAGGCGCTGGAAGATGACGGCCCACGGGTACAGCAGGGCCACCTCGACGTCGAAGATGATGAAGATGAGGGCCACCACGTAGAAGCGGATGTTGAACTGCACCCACGAGGATCCGAACGGCACCTCTCCGCACTCGTAGGTGGACAGCTTGACCGGTGTGGGATTTCGCGGTTGCACCAGCCGCGAGAGCCCGAGCAGGAGCGCCACCGTGACCGCGCCCAGCACGATGAACACCAGCACCGTTGCAAACTCTGTGAGCATACCGGTCCGTCCCGTCGTTTCGCGTCTTGATTAAGAGACGACCCCCGCCGTTTCGGACAGGGGCAGGATCATCTCCTTTTTTCGGGGGATACCGCCTGTATACAATCGACACTATACGATACTCGGGAATCTCCCCAAGTCAACCAAAAAATTGCCGATCGCTTTCCATTATACTATCACGCATGGAGTCGCGCTCCCCCGTCGGAACCCCGAAACTGCTCGCTCCAGCCGGGAGCAGGGCAGCGGTGTCGGCTGCCCTTTCGGCCGGCGCGGACGCCGTCTACGTGGGCGCCAGGGGCTGGAGCCGCGGGGGACCGCGGGTGGGGCTCTCCCTCGAGGAGGTCTACGGGGCCGCCCGGGAATGCCTCTCCCGCGGGGCAACGCTGCACGTCGCGCTGAACACCGTACCCGGCGCGGGAGAACTTCCCGATTTCCTTTCCGCTCTTCGGCGGTGCCGCGGCGACGGGATCGATACGGTGATCCTCTCCGACCCCGGCGTGATCTCCCTGGCGGCCCGGGAGTTTCCGGATCTGACCCTCTGCGCGTCGGTGGGGGTGTCGGCGCTCAATCCGTCCGAGGCGCTCTTCTATCGCGAGCTGGGGGCGAGCGCGGTGGTGCTGCCGACGACGGTGTCCCGCGAGGAAGTCCCCGCCATCAAGGCGGCCAGCGGTCTGCGAGTGGAGGTCTTCCTCCGCTGCCGGGCGGAGTTCATCGTCCAGGGGAAGTGCGGGTTGTCGGGCTACGCCCGGGAAGCCGAAGGGTCTGCGGAGCGCCTGGGCATCGGGACCGTCGGGCCGCCTTCCTCCGCCAAGCGGAGAGGGCGATGCTTTCTCGTCTGCGCGGCGCTTCCTCTCGACCGGACGCCCTACTCGATCGAGGAGGAGCTTTCCGGCTGGATCGCGGCCGGCGTGGACGCGTTCAAGATCGAGGGGCGGAACCTCCCGCCGGAAAAGCTTTTCCCCCTGGTCTCCCGCCTCCGGAGAAAGCTCGACGCTGCGCTCACCGGTCAGCCGTAATTGTAACTTGGACTTCAAACAACTTTATCTGAAGTTCGGGGACGTTCTTGAACTTTCGTCGAGAGGTTGCACGGGAAAGTTCAAGAACGTCCCCCAGATAAAGTTGTTTGAATGTCACCAATTACGGCTGACCGGTGAGCGCCTTCCGGAGTTCCTTCGGGATCGGGATGGACTTCCAGGAGGCGTCGATCGACCGGCAGGAGATTTTCCCCTCGGCGGCCAGCCTGTCTTTCCCCTCCGCCAGGCGGAACAGCAAGAACCCGAACGTGGCCCCCTTCTCATCCACCCGCACAAGTCGGGTGCGCAGGGTGAGCGGGTCGTCGAACCGGACGGGGGCGCGGTACCGGCACTGCGTCGCAACGATGGGAAATCCGTAATTTTTCTTCTGGTTCCGGTACACGGCATCGGGAGAAAGCCCCCGCGCCCGCAGGAACTCGTCCAGCCCTCGCTTGAAGTAGTCCAGAATGGCGGCGAAGTAGGCCACGCCGTAAGGGTCGGTCTCTCCGAACCGTACGCGGATCTCGATGGTGTGGGAAACAGTTCCCATGCGCGTTTAAAGGATCTCCATTCCGGGCACTGAAGTCAACCTGGACATAGGCGCGGGAGCGGAAAAACGGTACAGTATTATGGATGTCTCCCCCCGAAGACAACCAGGGGGTTTCTTCCCCCCTCGCGACGATCGAAAGGGCCGGATCCCCCGGAAGCCCGTCTCCGCCGCCGGGAATCATCCCCGGCCACTTCATCCGGCGCCGCTCCGACAGGGCCGTCCTCGGCAGCCTCGTGGTCCTGGCCGTCCTGGGTCTTCTCACGCTGTGCTACTTCGCCTCTTCGGTTTTTATCACCATCCTCTCCTCGATCCTGATCGCGTTGTCGCTGGATCCGCTCGTCCGGCGTCTCAGCAGGAAGGCGCGGCTTGGAAGGATCTCTTCCAGCGTGATCGTCGTTTTCCTGGCCATGGCGGTCCTGTACGCAATTCTCTACCTCGCATACGGCAGCGCGCAGCAGCTCTTCACCGACCTGCCCCTCCTGATCGAGCAGATCCGCAACGCGCCGCTCGTCCAGCGCATCACCGGCCATGTCTACCAGCTGACGGAAACCCTGCAGGAGGCGGGGCGCAACATCGCGCAATCCACGCCCCCGCCCCCGCCGAAAGGAACCGCGATCATCCTGCGCGACTCGACCTCCTGGACCGACACCCTTTTCCGGGGGCTTGGCTCACTCACGACGATCCTCTTCTCCCTGAGCTTCATCCCGTTCCTGGTCTACTTCCTCCTGGCGGAAAAGGAGCAGCTCACCCGGCGGACCCGGGCCCTTTTCCCCGAGGAGCACCAGGAAACCGTGCTCGTCACCATCTCGGGCATCGAGAGCATGCTGCAGAAGTTCCTTACGGGAAACGCCATCGTGGCCGGGATTCTGAGCATCGCCACCGCGTTCGCATTCCTCCTGGTCGGCCTCCCTTACTGGCTCGTGCTCGGCATCGTGTGCGGAATCGTCAGCACCATTCCCTACCTTGGGTTGATCCTGGCTCTCCTGCCCCCCCTGATCATCGGGCTGATCACGTTTGAGGCCGGGGCTCCCCTCTTCGTCATCGTGGCGTGCGTGACCGGTCTTCACCTTGTGGCCGCAAATTTCCTCATACCCAAACTCGTGGGGAAGGGAGTCCAGCTGAACCCCGTCGCATCGACATTGAGCATCATGTTTTTCGGATGGTTGTGGGGGGGGATGGGCCTCATCTTGGGGATTCCCATCGTCGCGGTGACGAAGAGCGTGCTGGAACACATGGAGCCCACCCGGAAACTCGGCCTGTGGCTGGGCGATTAGCGGCTAGGGGACACTCATTCAACCTGAGACTCGAGTTAATGAATGTCCCCCATAAAAAGGCCCGGCGGCCGTTGAGCCGCCGGGCTTCCTAGCTTCCCGCGGGACAATCCACCGGGGACACTCCTGATCCTCGCCGCCCGATATCGCGAGGAGTGTCCCCGCAAAGCCCGCTATTTCGCCTTTTCGAGCTCCCGCTGGCGCAGCATCCGGCGCAGGAGCTTGCCGACCGCCGTCCGCGGCATCGCGTCGATGAACTCGATGTCGCGCGGCAGCTTGTAGACGGCGATCTTCCCCTTGCAGTGCTCGACCAGCTGCTTCTTGAGATCCTCCGAGGGGGCGACGCCGGCCTTGAGAACCACGAACGCCTTGGTCTTCTGTCCGATGACCGGGTCGGGGACGCCGACCACTCCCGCGTCGGCGACCGACGGGTGCATGACCAGCGCTTCCTCGATCTCCTCGGGCCCGATCCGGTAGCCGGAAGACTTGATGAGGTCGTCCTCCCGGGAGAGGAACTGGACGTTGCCCACGTCGTCCATCGTGACCACGTCGCCCGCCAGGCACCAGCCGTCGCGCACCGCCCCCTTCTGCTTGTCGTTGTCCTTCCAGTAGATCGTCCCCGTGGGCCCGCGGACGATCATCTTTCCGACCTCGCCGGGCTTGACCTGCTCGAAGCTCTCGTTCACCACGCGCACGTCGTACCCGGGGCAGGCCGACCCGATATAGCCCGGCTTGACCTTCTTGGTCACCGCCGCCGAGATGAAGACGAACATCATCTCGGTCGTGCCCAGCCCCTCGTAGATCTCCAGGTTGAACTTCTCCTTCCAGTCGAGGTAGGTCTTGGCGGTGAGCGCCTCGCCGCCCCCCGTGCAGAACCGCATGGACGAGATGTCGTAGTCCTTCGGGTTGATGTCGACGAGCATCTTCCGGTAGGCGGTCGGCAGCGCCGACATGATCGTGATCTTGTGGTTCTGGATGTTCTTGAACATCGCCACCGGCTCGAACTTCGCTATGAGCGAGACGGCAGC from Deltaproteobacteria bacterium RBG_16_64_85 includes:
- a CDS encoding NADH-quinone oxidoreductase subunit A, whose amino-acid sequence is MLTEFATVLVFIVLGAVTVALLLGLSRLVQPRNPTPVKLSTYECGEVPFGSSWVQFNIRFYVVALIFIIFDVEVALLYPWAVIFQRLGLVAFVEAFIFIVILLVGLAYLWKEGDLDWVRTMQEPPARKGDR
- a CDS encoding NADH dehydrogenase (The point of entry for the majority of electrons that traverse the respiratory chain eventually resulting in the reduction of oxygen), with the translated sequence MHAPASFGPEAHVLVGNADQFVNWARKSSLWYLLFATACCGIELMQTGASRYDLDRFGAVFRASPRQSDLLIVAGTITHKMADRVKRLYEQMPEPKFVLSMGSCANTGGPFYKDSYCVVKGVDLLIPVDVYVPGCPPRPEALIDGFLKLQKIIEQKRNFAAKA